AGAGCTGCCATGAGGGGGGTGGGGCTAAAATGTGTTATTATCTAACGCGTCACGGTTGCTCTCCATTTCGTTCTCTTCCAAGAGGTCCATCTGCGCCCCACCTGTGGTAATACGTTGCACGGCCCGTCTGCATTTCTCTCTTCTTCTCTCCTCTGACTGCCACATTGCCAATGAGCTCTTCCAGCATCCCGCTCCGCATCTCATTCACCCACGTGGCTACTCCCCCCCCTAATACTCCTCGTAAAAGGGCAGCGGCTCCACGGTGATGATTTTCGTGGGGGGGACCTTAATCATGGCGGCAGGTTTGGGACCCTCGGGTTGCCTCTTAATGGAAACGAActcctttttcaatttggcctctttaataatttgtgagttcttttcctttctcaGTTTAAAATCCTCATTACAACGGGACTTGCGGACGTGCTCAATGCGCACGCAGACCTTCTTC
The Plasmodium vivax scf_4017 genomic scaffold, whole genome shotgun sequence genome window above contains:
- a CDS encoding ribosomal protein L21e, truncated (encoded by transcript PVX_147260A) — translated: LTLLFHITKREVGVLVNKRVKHRIIQKKVCVRIEHVRKSRCNEDFKLRKEKNSQIIKEAKLKKEFVSIKRQPEGPKPAAMIKVPPTKIITVEPLPFYEEY